One Stigmatopora nigra isolate UIUO_SnigA chromosome 1, RoL_Snig_1.1, whole genome shotgun sequence DNA segment encodes these proteins:
- the LOC144196534 gene encoding tubulin alpha-1B chain has protein sequence MRECISIHVGQAGVQIGNACWELYCLEHGIQPDGQMPSDKTLGGGDDSFNTFFSETGAGKHVPRAVFVDLEPTVIDEVRTGTYRQLFHPEQLITGKEDAANNYARGHYTIGKEIIDLVLDRIRKLADQCTGLQGFLVFHSFGGGTGSGFTSLLMERLSVDYGKKSKLEFSIYPAPQVSTAVVEPYNSILTTHTTLEHSDCAFMVDNEAIYDICRRNLDIERPTYTNLNRLISQIVSSITASLRFDGALNVDLTEFQTNLVPYPRIHFPLATYAPVISAEKAYHEQLSVAEITNACFEPANQMVKCDPRHGKYMACCLLFRGDVVPKDVNAAIATIKTKRTIQFVDWCPTGFKVGINYQPPTVVPGGDLAKVQRAVCMLSNTTAIAEAWARLDHKFDLMYAKRAFVHWYVGEGMEEGEFSEAREDMAALEKDYEEVGVDSIEGEGEEEGEEY, from the exons ATG CGCGAGTGTATCTCCATCCACGTTGGTCAGGCTGGCGTCCAGATCGGCAATGCATGCTGGGAATTGTACTGCCTGGAGCACGGCATCCAGCCAGACGGACAGATGCCCAGCGACAAGACACTTGGAGGTGGAGATGATTCCTTCAACACCTTCTTCAGCGAAACTGGCGCTGGGAAACATGTCCCCAGAGCCGTCTTTGTGGATCTGGAGCCCACCGTCATTG ATGAGGTGCGCACTGGAACCTACCGCCAGCTCTTCCACCCCGAGCAGCTGATCACTGGCAAGGAGGATGCCGCCAACAACTATGCGCGTGGACACTACACCATTGGCAAAGAAATCATTGACCTGGTGTTGGATAGGATCCGTAAATTG GCCGATCAGTGCACAGGCCTGCAGGGTTTCTTGGTGTTCCACAGTTTCGGAGGTGGCACCGGTTCAGGTTTCACCTCCCTGCTGATGGAGCGTCTGTCCGTGGACTACGGCAAGAAGTCCAAACTGGAGTTCTCCATCTACCCCGCTCCTCAAGTGTCCACCGCCGTGGTAGAGCCCTACAACTCCATCCTGACCACTCACACCACCCTGGAGCACTCCGACTGCGCCTTCATGGTGGACAACGAAGCCATCTACGACATCTGCCGAAGGAACCTCGACATCGAGCGCCCCACTTACACCAACCTGAACAGGTTGATCAGCCAGATCGTGTCCTCCATCACGGCCTCCCTACGCTTTGACGGCGCCCTCAACGTGGATCTGACGGAGTTCCAGACCAACTTGGTGCCCTACCCCCGCATCCACTTCCCCCTGGCCACCTACGCCCCTGTCATCTCAGCCGAGAAGGCTTACCACGAGCAGCTCTCTGTGGCAGAAATCAccaatgcctgcttcgagcctGCCAATCAGATGGTCAAATGCGACCCTCGTCACGGCAAGTACATGGCCTGCTGCCTGCTCTTCCGTGGCGACGTGGTGCCCAAAGATGTCAACGCCGCCATCGCCACCATCAAAACCAAGCGCACCATCCAGTTCGTGGACTGGTGCCCCACCGGCTTCAAGGTGGGCATCAACTACCAGCCCCCGACCGTGGTTCCGGGTGGCGACCTGGCCAAGGTTCAGAGGGCCGTGTGCATGCTGAGCAACACCACCGCCATCGCCGAGGCCTGGGCCCGCCTGGACCACAAGTTCGACCTGATGTACGCCAAGCGCGCCTTCGTTCACTGGTACGTCGGCGAGGGCATGGAGGAGGGCGAGTTCTCCGAGGCCAGAGAAGACATGGCCGCCCTGGAGAAGGATTACGAAGAGGTTGGAGTGGATTCCATTGAGGGCGAAGGAGAGGAGGAAGGAGAAGAATATTAA
- the LOC144196525 gene encoding tubulin alpha-1B chain-like — MRECISIHVGQAGVQIGNACWELYCLEHGIQPDGQMPSDKTIGGGDDSFNTFFSETGAGKHVPRAVFVDLEPTVIDEVRSGTYRQLFHPEQLITGKEDAANNYARGHYTIGKEIIELVLDRIRKLADQCTGLQGFLVFHSFGGGTGSGFTSLLMERLSVDYGKKSKLEFSIYPAPQVSTAVVEPYNSILTTHTTLEHSDCAFMVDNEAIYDICRRNLDIERPSYTNLNRLISQIVSSITASLRFDGALNVDLTEFQTNLVPYPRIHFPLATYAPVISAEKAYHEQLSVAEITNACFEPANQMVKCDPRHGKYMACCLLYRGDVVPKDVNTAIAAIKTKRSIQFVDWCPTGFKVGINYQPPTVVPGGDLAKVQRAVCMLSNTTAIAEAWARLDHKFDLMYAKRAFVHWYVGEGMEEGEFSEAREDMAALEKDYEEVGVDSVEGEGEEEGEEY, encoded by the exons ATG CGTGAGTGTATCTCCATCCATGTCGGTCAAGCTGGCGTCCAGATCGGCAATGCATGCTGGGAATTGTATTGCTTGGAACACGGCATCCAGCCGGACGGACAGATGCCCAGCGACAAGACAATTGGAGGCGGGGATGATTCCTTCAATACCTTCTTCAGCGAGACTGGAGCTGGAAAACACGTCCCCAGAGCCGTCTTTGTGGATCTGGAGCCCACCGTCATTG ATGAGGTGCGCTCTGGAACCTACCGCCAGCTCTTCCACCCTGAGCAGCTGATCACTGGCAAGGAGGATGCCGCCAACAACTATGCTCGTGGACACTACACCATTGGCAAAGAGATCATTGAGCTGGTGCTGGACAGGATCCGCAAGTTG GCCGACCAGTGCACGGGTCTCCAGGGTTTCTTGGTGTTCCACAGCTTTGGGGGCGGTACCGGTTCAGGTTTCACCTCCCTGCTGATGGAACGTCTGTCTGTGGACTACGGCAAGAAGTCCAAACTGGAGTTCTCCATCTACCCCGCTCCTCAAGTGTCCACCGCCGTGGTAGAGCCCTACAACTCCATCCTGACCACTCACACCACCCTGGAGCACTCCGACTGCGCCTTCATGGTGGACAACGAGGCCATCTACGACATCTGCCGCAGGAACCTCGACATCGAGCGTCCTTCTTACACCAACCTGAACAGGTTGATTAGCCAGATCGTGTCCTCCATCACGGCCTCCCTGCGCTTCGACGGTGCCCTCAACGTGGATCTGACGGAGTTCCAGACCAACTTGGTGCCCTACCCCCGCATCCACTTCCCCCTGGCCACCTACGCCCCTGTCATCTCAGCCGAGAAGGCTTACCACGAGCAGCTCTCTGTGGCAGAAATCACCAACGCCTGCTTCGAGCCTGCCAATCAGATGGTCAAGTGCGACCCTCGTCACGGCAAGTACATGGCCTGCTGCCTCCTTTACCGTGGTGACGTGGTGCCCAAAGATGTCAACACCGCCATCGCCGCCATCAAGACCAAGCGCTCCATCCAGTTCGTGGACTGGTGCCCCACCGGCTTCAAGGTGGGCATCAACTACCAGCCCCCGACCGTGGTTCCGGGTGGCGACCTGGCCAAGGTTCAGAGGGCAGTGTGCATGTTGAGCAACACCACCGCCATTGCAGAGGCCTGGGCCCGCCTGGACCACAAGTTCGACCTGATGTACGCCAAGCGCGCCTTCGTTCACTGGTACGTCGGCGAAGGCATGGAGGAGGGCGAGTTCTCCGAGGCCAGAGAAGACATGGCCGCCCTGGAGAAGGATTACGAAGAGGTTGGAGTGGATTCCGTTGAGGGCGAAGGAGAGGAGGAAGGAGAAGAGTATTAA